The following are from one region of the Paenibacillus sp. KS-LC4 genome:
- a CDS encoding extracellular solute-binding protein yields the protein MVKQPTLKQLLLLPLAAALVFTAACSSNSTTNEGATNGGTPAASTEVKLTQEDKGWEVDKSPITFDWYINFSWFPNKWGVDDTSKYITEKTGVDINFIVPAGNEAEKMNTMIASGSLPDFITLGWFEDAVKKMIEGDMVLPLNELADQYDPYFYKVTDPAKLAWYKQEDGHIYGYPNASSSPKDYEKFGDSITSTQTFLVRKDMYEAIGSPDMRTTEGFLQALAAAKAKFPDINGQPLIPLGMYDFNEKGNSSLQAYLQNFLAIPYEKDGQLYDRDTDAEYVKWLKTMRQANENGLLSKDIFIDKRPQMEEKIAQGRYFAMLYSRSDLANQQNALFANDPNSIYIAVDGPANASQAQATLAGPSISGWTVTLISKNVKDKARAIRFLDYLISEEGQRDMFFGRQGVTWDTIDGKDQFLPDALELLNSDRGAFDKKYGASHTFWMLMDTNLTPEWSPPAVEPFKQMEDWTRGKALSLSQFDQLDPTGASEEGIMKTKLDHEFGKALPRLLLAKSDAEFDSLWQEYLNKRDSLGFATVQAYKQKKYEENVAKLAAFIN from the coding sequence ATGGTTAAGCAACCGACATTGAAGCAGCTACTATTGCTGCCGCTTGCCGCTGCTCTCGTATTTACGGCCGCTTGCTCATCGAACAGCACTACGAACGAGGGGGCAACGAATGGGGGCACGCCTGCGGCCTCCACTGAGGTGAAGCTGACGCAAGAGGATAAAGGCTGGGAAGTGGATAAAAGCCCGATTACTTTCGATTGGTATATTAATTTTTCGTGGTTTCCTAATAAGTGGGGTGTAGACGACACATCCAAGTATATTACGGAGAAAACAGGCGTAGACATTAACTTCATCGTCCCTGCCGGAAATGAGGCAGAGAAGATGAATACGATGATTGCCTCCGGCAGCCTGCCTGATTTCATTACGCTCGGCTGGTTCGAGGATGCCGTCAAGAAGATGATAGAAGGCGATATGGTGCTTCCGCTTAATGAACTGGCTGACCAGTATGATCCATATTTCTACAAGGTGACCGACCCGGCGAAGCTCGCCTGGTACAAGCAAGAGGACGGTCATATCTATGGGTATCCGAACGCCTCCTCCTCGCCAAAGGATTACGAGAAGTTTGGCGACAGTATCACCTCTACACAGACGTTCCTTGTACGCAAGGACATGTATGAGGCTATCGGCAGCCCGGATATGCGGACAACAGAAGGCTTTCTTCAAGCATTGGCTGCTGCAAAAGCGAAATTTCCCGACATTAACGGGCAGCCATTAATTCCGCTGGGGATGTATGATTTTAATGAAAAGGGCAACAGCTCGCTGCAAGCTTACCTTCAAAACTTTTTAGCTATTCCATACGAAAAGGATGGACAGCTGTATGATCGCGACACAGATGCTGAATATGTAAAATGGCTCAAGACGATGCGCCAAGCGAATGAAAACGGCCTGCTCTCGAAAGACATATTCATTGATAAGCGCCCACAAATGGAGGAGAAAATCGCCCAAGGCCGTTACTTTGCAATGCTGTATTCGAGATCCGATCTGGCTAACCAGCAAAATGCGCTATTTGCAAACGATCCTAACTCTATTTATATTGCGGTGGATGGGCCAGCTAATGCTTCGCAGGCTCAAGCAACGCTTGCAGGGCCATCCATTTCTGGCTGGACCGTTACCCTCATCTCCAAAAATGTGAAGGATAAAGCGCGGGCGATTCGCTTCCTGGACTACCTCATTTCCGAAGAGGGCCAGCGGGATATGTTTTTCGGCAGGCAGGGCGTAACCTGGGATACAATAGACGGAAAAGACCAATTTTTACCTGATGCATTGGAGCTGCTTAATTCCGATCGTGGTGCCTTTGATAAAAAATATGGTGCCTCCCATACCTTCTGGATGCTGATGGATACGAATTTGACGCCGGAATGGTCGCCGCCAGCCGTTGAGCCATTCAAGCAGATGGAAGACTGGACGCGCGGGAAAGCGCTCAGTCTGTCGCAATTTGATCAGCTTGACCCGACGGGTGCTTCGGAGGAAGGCATTATGAAGACGAAGCTGGACCATGAATTTGGCAAGGCGCTTCCGAGGCTGCTGCTTGCGAAGTCAGATGCCGAGTTCGATAGCTTATGGCAGGAGTATTTGAACAAGCGCGATTCTCTTGGCTTTGCCACCGTTCAGGCGTATAAGCAGAAAAAGTATGAAGAGAACGTAGCGAAGCTGGCAGCATTCATTAACTAA
- a CDS encoding response regulator, with protein MTIKKLLIVDDEKNIRIGLKTMIEREFPDHYHIRLAIHGVDALAQYESEQADIVITDIRMPVMDGLELIKQVMKQPEEKRKPVFIILSGYDEFTYAKAAIEYQVRDYILKPIRRDELFESLRKSENFLQAQAELARKTAEGDKYREQVRMSRLKEWLSQGELMDGQEEGARLDLDIPFEAITLPCHVAILSYKSENGEALNRDELEPLAWSLLGQLGGTIAASFMDSVGRLVLIGDRAAQFHELLRQTGGKELEGLRLGLSTEAARYEDLRSCYKQAEEALHYSFLYPGSRLLLYQDIRASQRRMHPMPDENIRKLGNMLGTEREREIQALLKAIFRIEELADIDINYLRQVGKRMNEQVLDEVFRLYGEASIDVLKLYRRVGSMDNFRSFHDYYRSLEHLLYSVNEYVRGIRAAYNEHAEINAAIAYMETNYVRPLNMAVVSNYVGLNYSYFSEAFKAQTGESFVLYLKKLRIRKGKMLLEGTNDKMQDIGSALGFESSKQFTRVFKELEGISPQEYRLKVRAAASLGE; from the coding sequence ATGACGATTAAAAAGCTGCTGATCGTAGACGACGAGAAAAATATAAGAATTGGCCTGAAAACGATGATTGAGCGGGAGTTTCCAGATCATTACCATATTCGGTTAGCTATTCATGGAGTGGATGCGCTGGCGCAATATGAGAGCGAGCAGGCCGATATCGTCATTACGGACATTCGCATGCCAGTGATGGACGGCCTTGAGCTGATCAAGCAAGTGATGAAGCAGCCGGAGGAGAAGCGAAAGCCCGTTTTTATTATTTTGAGCGGCTATGATGAATTTACTTATGCGAAGGCAGCGATTGAGTATCAAGTCAGAGATTATATTTTGAAGCCGATTCGCCGGGATGAGCTGTTTGAATCGCTGCGCAAGAGCGAAAATTTTTTGCAGGCTCAGGCTGAGCTTGCCCGAAAGACGGCAGAGGGCGACAAGTACCGTGAGCAGGTTCGAATGAGCCGTTTGAAGGAATGGCTCAGTCAAGGTGAGCTGATGGATGGGCAGGAGGAGGGGGCGCGTCTCGATCTAGATATTCCCTTCGAAGCGATCACCTTGCCATGCCATGTAGCTATACTCAGCTATAAATCCGAGAACGGGGAAGCGTTGAACCGCGATGAGCTGGAGCCGCTCGCTTGGAGTCTGCTTGGGCAGCTGGGCGGAACGATTGCTGCATCCTTTATGGACAGCGTGGGCAGGCTTGTGCTGATAGGGGACCGGGCAGCGCAGTTTCACGAGCTGCTGAGGCAGACTGGGGGCAAGGAGCTCGAAGGGCTGCGTTTGGGGCTAAGCACAGAGGCAGCTAGGTATGAGGATTTGCGCAGCTGCTATAAGCAGGCAGAGGAAGCGCTGCACTATTCCTTTCTATATCCGGGCAGCCGCTTGCTCCTGTATCAGGATATTCGCGCGTCGCAGCGCCGCATGCATCCGATGCCGGATGAAAACATTCGCAAGCTAGGCAATATGCTGGGTACTGAGCGGGAGAGGGAAATTCAAGCGCTGCTTAAAGCTATTTTTCGGATCGAAGAATTGGCTGATATAGATATTAATTATTTGCGTCAGGTGGGCAAGCGAATGAATGAGCAGGTGCTTGATGAGGTGTTTCGCCTGTACGGAGAAGCTTCTATTGACGTGCTGAAGCTGTACCGCAGAGTCGGCAGCATGGACAATTTCCGCAGCTTTCATGATTATTACCGCAGTCTGGAGCATTTGCTATACAGTGTGAATGAGTATGTGAGAGGCATTCGTGCTGCCTATAACGAGCACGCAGAAATCAATGCGGCTATCGCTTATATGGAGACGAACTATGTCCGTCCGCTTAATATGGCGGTTGTCAGCAATTATGTCGGCCTCAATTACTCTTATTTCAGCGAAGCGTTTAAGGCGCAAACAGGAGAGAGCTTCGTCTTGTATTTGAAAAAGCTTCGTATCCGCAAAGGTAAGATGCTGCTTGAAGGCACGAATGATAAAATGCAGGATATCGGAAGCGCTCTAGGCTTTGAGAGCAGCAAGCAGTTTACTCGTGTATTCAAGGAACTGGAAGGGATCTCTCCGCAGGAATATCGGCTTAAGGTTAGAGCTGCGGCTAGTCTTGGGGAATGA
- a CDS encoding carbohydrate ABC transporter permease, whose product MLSLKRKTKGEAVFDLFNSLGMLLVCFATLYPIWYVLVNAFNEGQDGMRGGIYWWPRVFSFESFEAVFHSAGIMTAMGITVAKTLLGVLLHVFFTAMVAYAFSRRGLIGGKMYILIGTVTLFFGGGLIPTYLLIRDLHLLDNFLVYIIPAMFSFFDLIIFMTFFREIPDGLEEAAKIDGANDWGIFLKVVLPVSLPVIATIALFHGVYQWNDYFAGVIYMNNMDLQPIQTYLYRVVAQSSSNQMVAAIPGGVGKTVTSQSIKLATMVVTTLPIVLVYPFLQKYFVKGMMIGSIKG is encoded by the coding sequence TTGCTCAGTTTGAAACGAAAAACAAAGGGAGAAGCGGTATTCGACCTCTTTAATAGCTTAGGCATGCTGCTCGTGTGCTTTGCGACCCTGTATCCCATCTGGTACGTTCTCGTGAATGCATTCAATGAAGGGCAGGACGGCATGCGCGGAGGCATTTACTGGTGGCCTCGGGTGTTCAGCTTTGAAAGCTTTGAGGCGGTATTCCATAGTGCGGGCATTATGACGGCAATGGGCATTACTGTAGCGAAAACGCTGCTTGGTGTTCTGCTGCATGTTTTTTTCACTGCGATGGTAGCCTATGCCTTTTCTCGCAGAGGGCTGATCGGCGGCAAAATGTACATTTTAATTGGCACGGTTACGTTGTTTTTCGGCGGCGGCCTGATCCCTACCTATTTGCTGATTAGAGATTTGCATCTGCTGGACAATTTTCTCGTGTACATTATTCCGGCGATGTTCAGCTTCTTCGATCTCATTATATTCATGACCTTCTTCCGGGAAATTCCGGATGGGCTGGAGGAAGCAGCGAAAATCGACGGAGCGAATGACTGGGGCATTTTCCTCAAGGTGGTGCTGCCCGTATCACTGCCGGTCATTGCGACGATTGCGCTGTTCCATGGGGTCTATCAGTGGAATGACTATTTTGCCGGAGTCATCTACATGAACAACATGGATTTGCAGCCGATCCAAACGTATTTGTACCGGGTAGTGGCACAGTCCAGCTCGAATCAGATGGTTGCTGCCATTCCGGGAGGCGTAGGAAAAACAGTTACGTCGCAGTCGATCAAGCTGGCAACGATGGTCGTCACGACGCTTCCGATTGTACTGGTTTATCCTTTCTTGCAAAAGTACTTTGTCAAAGGCATGATGATTGGCTCTATTAAGGGCTAG
- a CDS encoding ABC transporter permease subunit, with product MRHEAQSAAPLVASTRAAKRSRWFRRLYGQRHVQVMALLGILWMIIFNYVPMYGIIIAFKEFNIVKPISAAPWVGWSHFQEFFQDESFVNVMRNTLGISLIKLAIGFPLPIIFALFLNEVRSVLFKRSVQTISYLPHFLSWVILGGILTTWLSDVGIINHVLLALNVIKEPISYLAEPDYFWGIIITSDIWKELGWSAIIYLAAISSVSPEMYEAATIDGAGRFQKMWYVTLPSIKATISILFILAVSGVLNSNFDQILVLRNSLNESASNVIDMFVYQTGMQQGRYSYATAVGLFKSVIALILLLIANRVTKKINNTSLF from the coding sequence ATACGGCACGAAGCACAATCGGCGGCACCGCTTGTTGCAAGCACGAGAGCGGCTAAGCGCAGCAGATGGTTCAGGAGGCTGTACGGCCAGAGGCATGTGCAGGTAATGGCGCTGCTTGGCATTTTATGGATGATTATTTTTAATTATGTCCCGATGTACGGCATTATTATAGCGTTCAAAGAGTTTAATATCGTCAAGCCCATTAGCGCAGCGCCTTGGGTAGGCTGGTCGCATTTTCAAGAGTTTTTTCAAGACGAGAGCTTCGTCAATGTCATGCGCAATACGCTGGGCATCAGCTTGATTAAGCTAGCAATCGGTTTTCCGCTGCCGATTATATTCGCTTTATTTTTGAACGAGGTACGGTCGGTGCTGTTCAAAAGATCTGTGCAGACGATATCCTATCTGCCGCATTTTTTATCATGGGTTATCCTTGGCGGTATTTTGACGACTTGGCTGTCGGATGTAGGCATCATTAACCACGTACTTCTGGCGCTTAACGTCATTAAGGAACCGATCTCGTACCTGGCAGAGCCCGATTATTTCTGGGGTATTATTATTACCTCTGATATCTGGAAGGAGCTTGGCTGGTCAGCCATTATTTATTTGGCCGCAATCTCCAGCGTATCGCCCGAAATGTATGAGGCTGCTACGATTGACGGGGCGGGCCGCTTTCAAAAAATGTGGTACGTTACACTGCCAAGCATCAAAGCGACGATTTCGATTTTGTTCATTCTCGCTGTGAGCGGCGTATTGAACTCTAATTTTGATCAAATTTTGGTGCTAAGAAATTCCTTGAATGAAAGCGCCAGCAATGTGATTGATATGTTCGTCTACCAGACGGGCATGCAGCAGGGACGCTATTCCTATGCGACAGCTGTTGGCTTGTTCAAATCCGTTATCGCCCTTATTTTGCTGCTAATAGCCAATCGTGTAACGAAAAAAATCAACAACACCTCGTTGTTTTAG
- a CDS encoding YfbR-like 5'-deoxynucleotidase — translation MGIHTYFRSLNDLERIIRTPGKFKFEEHSVSAHSWKVVQYAKTLADIEEQNGVAIDWKKLYEITSSHDYGEIFIGDIKTPVKHYSLELRSMLQQVEDGMVEHFIQENIPEEFQATFRRQLREGKDHSVEGLILEVADKMDQVYEAFAELQRGNTEKEFIVMYRYAIIKIKNINLHCVKYFLEHILPDIIHEGTLSPIDIRKITEEALAQ, via the coding sequence ATGGGCATTCATACGTACTTTAGATCCCTTAACGATTTGGAACGCATTATTCGTACTCCCGGCAAATTCAAGTTTGAGGAGCATAGCGTGTCGGCTCACTCCTGGAAGGTCGTTCAGTACGCCAAGACGCTTGCCGATATCGAGGAGCAGAACGGCGTCGCCATTGATTGGAAGAAGCTTTATGAAATTACAAGCAGCCATGATTATGGCGAAATATTTATCGGTGATATTAAGACGCCCGTCAAGCACTACTCCCTTGAGCTGCGGTCAATGCTCCAGCAGGTTGAGGATGGCATGGTCGAGCATTTTATTCAGGAGAATATACCTGAGGAGTTTCAGGCTACTTTCCGCAGGCAGCTGCGTGAGGGCAAAGACCATTCAGTAGAGGGTCTGATTTTGGAAGTTGCTGATAAAATGGATCAGGTGTATGAGGCCTTCGCTGAGCTCCAGCGCGGAAATACCGAGAAGGAATTTATCGTCATGTACCGCTATGCAATCATTAAAATCAAAAACATCAATCTCCACTGCGTAAAATATTTCCTCGAGCATATCCTTCCAGATATTATTCATGAAGGCACCCTCTCCCCTATTGATATTCGCAAAATAACCGAAGAAGCGCTCGCACAATAA
- a CDS encoding ABC-F family ATP-binding cassette domain-containing protein, whose amino-acid sequence MSVIRLENVTKKYEEAMIFRDIYFRVSQGERIGLIGRNGAGKSTVFKLIMGKEEPTNGKVEIDPKVKIGYFSQFSEMRGSLSVQQELEMCFEQVALIERELQEVGEKLGLVSDDGEMNELLARQAELFEQMDHLDGWNVSVEINTVLTKLGFTDRSRHQPIDELSGGWRNRAALAKMLIELPDVVLLDEPTNYLDMEGIAWLEQWLYRFNGAMILISHDRQFIDKVVTHIIEIENYHFQQYEGNYTDYIRKKKLRKKELDRQFEWEEELLLMESEAIDSRSSKKSSKDRLSRKLADNKKRVQPNPVNVLITDIYEKMRFPDKLCEVKQIGQTYEERAIFQNVSFDIQKEDRLVIVGPNGSGKSTLIKVLTGQEQPESGEVTWEKGVSYAYFNRMWEELDPKDTVSHAVNTYGLGLDAPRKKVNKFLSMLQFSEMDLSKVIGSLSGGQMARVALAKCLLSGAAVIILDEPTNHLDLMSIQVMEQALIHFPGAVVTVSHDRFFIDKIGTKMLVFDPELGITQQNL is encoded by the coding sequence ATGAGTGTAATTCGTTTGGAAAATGTGACGAAGAAATATGAAGAGGCTATGATTTTTCGCGATATTTATTTTCGCGTGAGCCAGGGGGAACGAATTGGCCTCATTGGGCGCAATGGAGCCGGCAAGTCGACGGTTTTTAAGCTCATTATGGGAAAAGAAGAGCCAACGAACGGTAAGGTGGAAATAGATCCGAAGGTGAAAATCGGGTATTTTTCTCAATTTTCAGAGATGCGCGGAAGCCTGTCTGTCCAGCAGGAGCTGGAAATGTGCTTTGAGCAGGTTGCCCTTATTGAACGGGAGCTGCAAGAGGTTGGGGAGAAGCTGGGCCTCGTCTCCGATGATGGCGAAATGAATGAGCTGCTCGCGAGGCAGGCGGAGCTTTTCGAGCAAATGGATCACTTGGATGGCTGGAACGTGTCTGTCGAGATCAACACCGTTCTGACGAAGCTGGGCTTCACCGATCGTTCACGCCATCAGCCCATTGATGAGCTGTCTGGCGGCTGGAGAAACCGTGCAGCTTTAGCGAAAATGCTCATTGAGCTGCCTGATGTCGTTCTGCTCGACGAGCCGACTAACTATTTGGATATGGAGGGCATTGCGTGGCTGGAGCAGTGGCTCTACCGCTTTAATGGCGCGATGATCCTCATTTCTCATGATCGGCAGTTTATCGACAAGGTCGTCACGCATATCATCGAGATAGAAAATTATCATTTTCAGCAATACGAGGGCAATTATACAGACTATATTCGTAAAAAGAAGCTGCGAAAGAAGGAGCTGGATCGGCAGTTCGAATGGGAGGAAGAGCTGCTGCTGATGGAGTCGGAGGCTATCGACAGCCGCTCCAGCAAGAAATCGTCCAAAGACCGACTGTCCCGCAAATTGGCGGATAATAAGAAGCGGGTACAGCCGAATCCGGTGAACGTGCTGATTACGGATATTTACGAAAAGATGCGTTTCCCGGATAAGCTGTGCGAGGTTAAGCAAATCGGGCAAACCTATGAGGAGCGCGCTATTTTTCAGAACGTCAGCTTTGATATTCAGAAGGAGGATCGCCTGGTCATCGTTGGGCCGAACGGGAGCGGGAAGTCCACGCTGATCAAGGTGCTGACGGGGCAGGAGCAGCCGGAATCAGGCGAGGTCACTTGGGAAAAAGGGGTCAGCTATGCGTATTTCAACCGAATGTGGGAGGAGCTTGATCCTAAGGATACGGTGAGCCATGCCGTCAATACGTACGGTCTTGGACTCGATGCCCCGCGAAAAAAGGTAAACAAATTTCTGTCGATGCTGCAATTTTCCGAAATGGATTTAAGCAAGGTCATTGGCAGCCTTTCCGGTGGACAAATGGCCCGAGTCGCCTTGGCTAAATGCCTGCTTTCTGGTGCGGCTGTTATCATTTTGGATGAGCCGACGAACCATCTGGATTTAATGAGCATTCAGGTGATGGAGCAGGCGCTTATACACTTTCCCGGCGCTGTCGTAACTGTAAGCCATGATCGGTTTTTTATTGATAAAATTGGCACCAAGATGCTGGTGTTCGACCCGGAATTAGGCATTACTCAGCAAAATCTATAA
- a CDS encoding histidine kinase, producing the protein MGRQIRSYFQTTAYWLGRRSMQSRLVAAYIFILLFPSIVVSNYLFGEIRDSHINDTLRQGQYLVELEKVNILNQIEAMELAAQLTMLSADITGYVSAHKEFTTEELLDLYRGPLTDVINIQTNNPNIAHLRLFADNDYISEMWPIVFHERRIQKEPWYSELTELGSKELWVFKEEDADILHRNVTDVHNQLPKVSLMRVVRAGSERIGVIQVEMLLKHFAPKAFASLQDEGSQMMLADSKGSIVLDELQAFAGTGSNPKLRTAIKENYASMKELGQQELRFAVDDHPYLLIRTPVEQADADLLHIISLELVYERVSHAQFRIMAVNVGLIGLLSIITYMMNAIILKNLRRLTEAMKKVRRGETPTGLPLSGGGEIGELAFHFNKMMQTINELIAQGVRKKALTKEAELRTLHSQIDSHFLYNTLENIKMLAEIENQRTISDSLTSLGGMMRYNFKWSGEYVRLQDEIRHIQNYIDVMNIRFDEPIVLEPSIEPDLLEVEMLKMSLQPIVENALKHAWPELGERQCLIQIAAFEQADSVIVITLRDNGAGIAPGPLAILNERIQLERAGDRLMDEYERSAKPLYGIGLRNVHQRIRIYYGKPYGLQVRSEEGHFTEVIITLPKVLIAGGGNDD; encoded by the coding sequence GTGGGAAGGCAAATTCGGAGTTATTTTCAGACGACGGCTTATTGGCTGGGCAGAAGATCCATGCAAAGCCGTCTGGTCGCCGCGTATATTTTTATTTTGCTGTTTCCTAGCATTGTGGTGTCGAATTATTTGTTTGGCGAAATTAGAGACAGTCATATAAATGACACGCTTAGGCAGGGGCAGTATTTGGTGGAGCTGGAGAAGGTAAATATACTAAACCAAATCGAAGCGATGGAGCTGGCAGCCCAGCTTACGATGCTAAGCGCGGATATTACCGGCTATGTGTCTGCACATAAGGAGTTTACGACGGAGGAGCTGCTCGATTTGTACCGGGGGCCGCTAACCGATGTTATCAATATTCAAACGAACAATCCGAACATCGCCCATTTGCGCCTGTTTGCAGACAATGACTACATATCAGAAATGTGGCCGATTGTGTTTCATGAGCGGCGTATTCAGAAGGAGCCTTGGTATTCAGAGCTTACGGAGCTAGGCAGCAAGGAGCTGTGGGTTTTTAAGGAAGAGGATGCCGATATTTTGCACCGGAATGTGACGGATGTCCATAACCAGCTGCCGAAGGTTTCCCTGATGCGGGTCGTCCGGGCAGGCAGCGAGAGGATTGGCGTCATTCAGGTGGAAATGCTGCTGAAGCATTTTGCACCAAAGGCATTTGCAAGCTTGCAGGATGAGGGCTCGCAGATGATGCTTGCGGACAGCAAGGGAAGCATTGTGTTAGATGAGCTCCAAGCTTTCGCGGGCACAGGCAGCAATCCGAAGCTGCGAACAGCCATTAAGGAGAATTACGCTTCAATGAAGGAGCTTGGGCAGCAGGAATTACGTTTTGCTGTGGATGACCATCCTTATTTGCTTATTCGTACGCCGGTGGAGCAAGCGGATGCAGATTTACTCCATATCATTTCCTTGGAGCTCGTGTATGAACGCGTATCCCATGCGCAATTTCGAATTATGGCGGTTAATGTTGGGCTGATTGGCTTACTGTCTATCATTACGTATATGATGAATGCCATTATTCTCAAAAATTTGCGGCGCTTGACCGAGGCGATGAAGAAGGTTCGGCGGGGCGAGACGCCGACGGGGCTGCCCCTCAGCGGGGGCGGGGAAATCGGCGAGCTGGCGTTCCATTTTAACAAAATGATGCAAACGATTAATGAACTGATTGCCCAAGGCGTAAGAAAGAAGGCACTGACGAAGGAAGCGGAGCTGCGGACGCTGCACAGCCAGATCGACTCCCACTTTTTGTACAATACGCTGGAAAATATTAAAATGCTGGCCGAAATCGAGAACCAGCGAACCATCTCCGACTCGCTTACGTCGCTGGGCGGCATGATGCGCTACAACTTCAAGTGGTCAGGGGAATATGTGCGCTTGCAGGATGAAATTCGCCATATTCAAAACTATATTGATGTCATGAATATTCGCTTCGACGAGCCAATCGTTCTTGAACCGAGCATTGAGCCGGACTTGCTGGAGGTGGAGATGCTTAAAATGTCCTTGCAGCCGATCGTTGAAAATGCGCTTAAGCATGCCTGGCCAGAGCTGGGGGAGCGGCAGTGTCTTATCCAGATTGCCGCTTTCGAGCAAGCGGATAGCGTAATTGTCATTACATTGCGCGATAATGGGGCAGGAATTGCTCCTGGGCCGCTTGCGATTCTCAATGAACGCATCCAGCTGGAACGGGCAGGCGACCGCCTAATGGATGAATATGAACGAAGCGCAAAGCCGTTGTACGGCATAGGGCTGCGCAATGTGCATCAGCGCATTCGCATCTATTACGGCAAGCCCTATGGCTTGCAGGTGCGCAGCGAGGAAGGTCATTTTACTGAAGTTATCATAACGCTGCCTAAGGTATTGATTGCAGGAGGAGGGAATGACGATTAA
- a CDS encoding S-layer homology domain-containing protein, whose translation MKLVKLSLLICLLLSVASTTLFAATTKSTADFTDLKDLDAATKAKFDALLSAGVFDGVSEDKFGLKEEMNRAQFAKVAALIFGLEVNSDLKTSSFKDVKDDNASFGYALPYIEALKTAGITDGYGEGTYNPAGKVSKEQLAAFLIKGLGKQEEAKQTEGVNDSSVSEWAKGYVALAINNKLLSNGDDGTFGGKSNATRDMLVVGSYEAAVQTGVVKDVVSTPTPTPTPTPTPTSTSSSSSSSTSTSTNSPTATPTPDPTATPTPDPTATPTPDPTATPTPDPTATPTPDPTATPTTDPMATPTTDPMATPTTDPMATPTTDPMATPTTDPMATPTTDPMATPPYTPPYTPPTPSELP comes from the coding sequence ATGAAATTAGTCAAGTTAAGTTTATTGATTTGCCTGCTTTTAAGTGTGGCGAGCACAACTTTATTCGCCGCGACTACGAAATCAACAGCTGATTTCACTGATTTGAAGGATTTGGATGCAGCGACGAAAGCCAAGTTTGATGCTCTGCTTAGTGCGGGGGTTTTCGACGGTGTCTCGGAAGACAAGTTTGGGCTGAAGGAAGAGATGAATCGCGCTCAATTTGCGAAGGTAGCTGCTTTAATTTTCGGACTAGAGGTGAATTCGGACCTTAAAACCTCGAGCTTCAAAGATGTGAAGGATGATAACGCCTCCTTCGGCTACGCCTTGCCCTACATCGAAGCTCTTAAAACAGCAGGAATTACAGATGGTTACGGAGAGGGCACCTACAACCCAGCAGGTAAAGTTTCAAAAGAGCAGCTGGCTGCCTTCCTGATCAAAGGATTGGGAAAACAAGAAGAGGCGAAGCAAACAGAAGGTGTAAACGACAGTTCCGTATCCGAGTGGGCTAAAGGTTATGTTGCCCTTGCAATTAACAATAAGCTTTTAAGCAATGGCGATGATGGAACGTTTGGCGGAAAAAGCAATGCGACAAGAGATATGCTTGTTGTCGGTTCATATGAGGCAGCCGTACAGACAGGTGTTGTGAAAGACGTTGTTTCGACGCCTACTCCAACGCCAACACCAACACCAACACCAACATCGACATCATCATCCTCGTCATCATCAACATCAACATCAACAAACAGTCCGACGGCAACGCCGACACCAGATCCAACGGCAACGCCGACACCAGATCCAACGGCAACGCCGACACCAGATCCAACGGCAACGCCGACACCAGATCCAACGGCAACGCCGACACCAGATCCAACGGCAACGCCAACAACGGATCCAATGGCAACGCCGACAACGGATCCAATGGCAACGCCAACAACGGATCCAATGGCAACGCCGACAACGGATCCAATGGCAACGCCGACAACGGATCCAATGGCAACGCCAACAACGGATCCAATGGCAACACCGCCATATACACCGCCATATACACCACCGACCCCTTCGGAGCTTCCTTAA